Proteins encoded by one window of Lathyrus oleraceus cultivar Zhongwan6 chromosome 1, CAAS_Psat_ZW6_1.0, whole genome shotgun sequence:
- the LOC127094399 gene encoding protein FAR1-RELATED SEQUENCE 5 — protein MQNIHEDSTIVSSDDMLESVVGIDPLNSRLPTEPPLEPYKGMEFASIEETRIYYTRYAKNTGPSKIRFVLYTESGGVDNVRFSPQDVINYLTEKRQKKLENGDAQMMLSYFKSCQLKNPGFFYAFQMDAEGRLANCFWVDLRSKMAYKYFGDVVTFDPTYLTNKYKMPFVPFTGVNHHQQSILFGCALLWDETIKSFFWLLSTWLEAMSGISPKTINTDQDAAISNAVAKVFPKVNHHYCMWHIEKKVPEYLNRDYHEHGEFKNQFYKCIHQSTTVEEFDSDWEAMIDKYGLQDNQWINKIFSIREKWIPAFVRSNFCAGTSTTQRSESMNKYFKDFLNSSTSLSQFVTQYEKSLDARYNKEREKTFKTRNSKPLLRTLYPMEEETSKIYTRKMFRIFQDELVGSQLFITEKVKFSIEVSTYKVCEICILCRHVLCVFIKKKVYCLPSQYVLHRWSINAKKEKVKEVTIEGFQEGSNNASDTSLFNSIMVHSLELSERGSQSEKHHDIAIQSLQNGIAKLDLLDIEESNKKFVTSTSKDMPKVSDVSIALHDPPLIATKGRPRLCE, from the exons ATGCAAAACATACATGAAGATTCAACCATAGTTAGCTCTGATGACATGCTTGAAAGTGTTGTTGGTATTGATCCTCTCAATAGCAGACTACCAACAGAGCCTCCCTTAGAGCCATACAAAGGAATGGAGTTTGCATCAATTGAAGAGACGAGAATTTACTACACAAGGTATGCTAAGAATACAG GCCCTAGTAAAATAAGATTTGTCTTATATACTGAAAGTGGTGGTGTTGATAATGTTAGATTTAGTCCACAAGATGTTATCAATTACTTAACTGAAAAGAGACAAAAAAAGTTAGAAAATGGAGATGCTCAAATGATGTTATCATATTTTAAAAGTTGTCAATTGAAGAATCCTGGGTTTTTCTATGCTTTTCAAATGGACGCTGAAGGAAGATTAGCAAATTGTTTTTGGGTTGATTTAAGGTCCAAAATGGCATATAAATACTTTGGTGATGTTGTTACTTTTGATCCGACGTATTTGACAAATAAATATAAAATGCCTTTTGTTCCATTCACAGGAGTTAATCATCATCAACAATCCATTCTTTTTGGTTGTGCTCTATTATGGGATGAAACTATAAAGAGTTTTTTTTGGTTGCTAAGTACTTGGTTAGAAGCAATGAGTGGAATTTCTCCTAAAACTATCAACACAGATCAAGATGCTGCTATTAGTAATGCAGTTGCAAAGGTATTTCCAAAGGTTAATCATCATTATTGCATGTGGCATATTGAGAAAAAAGTTCCTGAATACTTGAATCGTGACTATCATGAACATGGTgaatttaaaaatcaattttacAAGTGCATCCACCAATCTACCACTGTTGAAGAATTTGATTCTGATTGGGAAGCAATGATTGATAAATATGGATTACAAGATAATCAATGGATAAACAAGATATTCTCCATTCGAGAAAAATGGATTCCTGCTTTTGTACGTTCCAATTTTTGTGCAGGAACGTCTACCACTCAAAGGAGTGAAAGTATGAATAAATATTTTAAGGATTTTTTGAATTCAAGTACTTCATTAAGCCAATTTGTGACACAATATGAAAAATCTCTTGATGCACGTTACAACAAGGAAAGAGAGAAGACTTTCAAAACAAGAAATTCAAAGCCACTTTTACGAACTTTATATCCCATGGAAGAAGAAACTTCAAAAATTTATACAAGAAAAATGTTTAGAATATTTCAAGATGAGTTGGTTGGTTCTCAATTATTTATCACAGAAAAGGTTAAGTTTTCTATTGAAGTCTCAACGTATAAAGTTTGTGAAattt GTATTCTTTGTAGACATGTATTATGTGTATTCATAAAGAAAAAGGTTTATTGTCTCCCTTCACAGTATGTTTTACATAGATGGTCTATTAATGCTAAAAAAGAAAAGGTAAAAGAAGTGACAATTGAAGGATTTCAAGAAGGAAGCAACAACGCTTCTGACACTTCATTGTTTAATAGTATTATGGTTCACTCCCTCGAACTATCAGAAAGAGGTTCACAATCCGAAAAACATCACGATATTGCTATTCAAAGTTTGCAAAATGGGATTGCAAAACTTGATTTATTGGATATTGAAGAGTCAAATAAGAAGTTTGTTACTTCAACATCTAAAGATATGCCAAAAGTATCTGATGTTAGCATAGCTTTGCATGACCCTCCACTTATAGCAACTAAAGGACGTCCGCGGCTTTGCGAATGA
- the LOC127115491 gene encoding uncharacterized protein LOC127115491, whose amino-acid sequence MAGRNDAAMAAAMQAMAQAVQNLPNAGGDAGSRSLATFQRENPPVFKGKHDPDAALGWLKEIEIIFRVMDCTPAQKVRYGTHMLAVEADDWWLETHERLTVAGEVITWDVFRREFMRKYYPEDVRGKKEIEFLELKQGNMSVTDYAAKFVELSKFYPHYTGVGAEFSKCIKFENGLRSEIKKAVGYQKIRIFTELVDSCRIFEEDNNAHYKIVSDRRGKQHQNRGKPYDAPVGKGKQGAAPAQRTSRGGAPAGIVCFKCGQAGHKSNVCTAEVKRCFRCGKTGHAIADCKHKEMICFNCGEEGHIGSQCQKPKKSQTGKVFALTGTQTSSEDRLIRGTCFINGTPLITIIDTGATHCFISANCARRLGLKLSALDGELIVETPAKGSITTSLVCLKCPLSIFDKDFYVDLVCLPLDGMDVILGMNWLEYNYVHINCHHKSVRFSTPEEEGVDLLPFRELRKLMKEGAQMFSLMATLSVESKAKIEELLVVKEFPEVFPDEIPSVPPEREVKFTIDLVPGTRPVSMAPYRMSASELYELKKQLEDLLEKKFI is encoded by the coding sequence atggctggaaggaatgacgctgcaatggctgccgcaatgcaagcgatggcacaagctgtgcagaacttgccaaatgctggtggagatgctggatcacgtagcttggcgacttttcaaagagagaatccgccggtgtttaaagggaagcatgatccagatgcagccttgggatggttgaaagagatcgagataatcttccgtgttatggattgcactccagctcagaaggttcggtatggtactcacatgctagcagtcgaagctgatgactggtggctagagactcacgagaggttgaccgtggcaggtgaagtcattacttgggatgtattccgtagggaattcatgagaaagtattatccggaagatgtccgtggtaagaaagaaattgagttccttgagctgaagcaaggaaacatgtctgtcactgattatgctgcaaaatttgtggagttgtccaaattttatcctcattacaccggtgttggtgctgaattttcaaagtgcatcaagtttgaaaacggactgcgctctgaaattaagaaggctgttgggtatcagaagatacgcatttttactgaattggttgatagctgcaggatatttgaagaagacaataatgctcattacaagattgtcagtgaccgcaggggcaagcaacatcaaaaccgtggcaagccgtatgatgctccagtgggaaaagggaaacaaggagctgctccggctcagaggactagtaggggaggtgctcctgctggtatagtttgcttcaaatgtggtcaggctggtcataagagtaatgtatgcactgctgaagtaaagaggtgttttcgctgtggtaagactggccatgcaatagctgattgcaagcacaaggaaatgatttgttttaattgtggcgaagaagggcatattggaagtcagtgtcagaagccaaagaaatctcaaactggaaaggtgttcgcattgaccggaactcaaacctccagtgaggacagacttatccgaggtacatgtttcataaatggtactcctttaattactattattgataccggtgctacacactgttttatttctgctaactgtgctcgaagactgggtttaaaattgtccgctttggatggtgaattgattgttgagaccccagctaagggatcaataactacttctttggtatgtttaaaatgtcctttgtcgatcttcgataaagatttctatgttgatttagtatgtttgccgttggatgggatggatgtaattcttggtatgaactggttagagtataattatgttcatataaattgtcatcataagtcggtgaggttttccactcctgaagaggaaggagttgacttattacctttcagagaattgcgaaaattgatgaaagagggagctcagatgttttctttgatggcgacgttgtcggttgagagtaaagctaagattgaggaactgttagtggtgaaagaattccctgaagtttttcctgatgaaattcctagtgtgccgccagagagggaagttaaatttactattgatctggtacctggtactaggcctgtttcgatggcaccgtatagaatgtcggcatctgaattgtatgaattaaagaagcaattggaagacttacttgagaagaagtttata